One stretch of Paracoccus liaowanqingii DNA includes these proteins:
- a CDS encoding NRAMP family divalent metal transporter — MPTPSPAPSVAAVSLRGGLLAAIFLMATSAIGPGFITQTASFTARMGSAFAFAILASILIDFVVQLNIWRITALTGRRASETANAAIPGAGYLLTALVVIGGLAFNVGNIAGGGLGLNAMVGLDPKIGGAISAALAIGIFLSRQAGLLLDRMIIGLGIVMILLVLFVALQSNPPVGEALRQSVWPDYIDFAAITTIVGGTVGGYITYSGAHRLLDKGLTGERHLPAVTRAALTGIAVTGVMRFVLFLAILGVVASGVTLDLSSQAANPAAQAFQAAAGDWGMRVFGVVLWAAALTSVIGAAYTSVSFLDVMGVRSDAARSRATVVFIAFSLAVYLSLGTAPAAILVFVGGFNGLILPIGLTIFTYIGYARSDLMGGHRYNRVLLALGAIVCALTWYMGARSVSTIFAFLGT; from the coding sequence ATGCCCACACCATCCCCTGCCCCCTCGGTGGCGGCAGTCAGCCTTCGCGGAGGGTTGCTGGCGGCGATCTTCCTGATGGCCACCTCGGCCATCGGGCCGGGCTTCATCACCCAGACCGCCAGCTTCACCGCGCGGATGGGATCGGCCTTCGCCTTCGCGATCCTCGCCTCGATCCTGATCGACTTCGTGGTGCAGCTGAACATCTGGCGCATCACCGCGCTGACCGGACGGCGCGCGTCCGAGACGGCCAATGCCGCGATCCCCGGGGCGGGCTATCTGCTGACCGCGCTGGTGGTGATCGGCGGCCTGGCCTTCAACGTCGGCAACATCGCGGGCGGCGGGCTGGGGCTGAACGCGATGGTCGGGCTGGACCCCAAGATCGGCGGCGCGATCAGCGCGGCGCTGGCCATCGGCATCTTCCTGTCGCGGCAGGCGGGCCTGCTGCTGGACCGGATGATCATCGGGCTGGGGATCGTGATGATCCTGCTGGTGCTGTTCGTGGCGCTGCAATCCAACCCGCCGGTGGGCGAGGCTTTGCGTCAGTCGGTCTGGCCCGATTACATCGACTTTGCCGCGATCACCACCATCGTGGGCGGCACGGTCGGCGGCTACATCACCTATTCCGGCGCGCACCGCCTGCTGGACAAGGGCCTGACCGGAGAGCGTCACCTGCCCGCCGTCACCCGCGCAGCGTTAACGGGAATCGCGGTCACGGGCGTCATGCGCTTCGTGCTGTTCCTGGCGATCCTGGGGGTCGTGGCATCCGGCGTGACGCTGGATCTGTCGAGCCAGGCCGCGAACCCGGCGGCGCAGGCCTTCCAGGCGGCGGCGGGCGATTGGGGGATGCGCGTCTTCGGCGTGGTCCTGTGGGCGGCGGCGCTGACCTCGGTCATCGGGGCGGCCTATACCTCGGTCAGCTTCCTCGACGTGATGGGGGTGCGCAGCGACGCGGCCCGCAGCCGCGCGACGGTGGTCTTCATCGCCTTCTCGCTGGCGGTCTATCTGTCCTTGGGCACCGCGCCCGCCGCGATCCTGGTCTTCGTGGGCGGGTTCAACGGGTTGATCCTGCCGATCGGACTGACGATCTTCACCTATATCGGCTATGCCCGGTCCGACCTGATGGGCGGGCACCGCTACAACCGGGTGCTGCTGGCGCTTGGCGCCATCGTCTGCGCGCTGACCTGGTACATGGGCGCGCGGTCGGTCAGCACCATCTTTGCCTTTCTGGGCACGTAA
- a CDS encoding acetyl/propionyl/methylcrotonyl-CoA carboxylase subunit alpha: protein MRRILIANRGEIALRVIRACADEGIASIAVYADPDRDAPFVRLADEAWPLEGSSPSRTYLDAGKILAIAARAKADAIHPGYGFLSENADFARAVQQAGLIWIGPDSDVIDALGDKIRAREIAQAVGAPLVAGSPGPVASGAEALAFARNHGLPIAIKAAFGGGGRGMKVAWDLDEVEELFDSATREAVTAFGRGECYVEQFLDRPRHIEAQVLGDRHGTVRVLGTRDCSLQRRNQKLVEEAPAPFLTDDQRARIHDSARAICAHAGYSGAGTVEFLLASDGKISFLEVNTRLQVEHPVTEETTGIDIVRAMIRVAQGARLAPGCVPEPQGHAIEFRINAEDPGRGFLPTPGPITLWSPPGGIGIRLDSGVEQGGQVAGQFDSMMAKLIVHGPDRATALARARRALREFRIEGVASVLPFHRAVLEAPEFTTDFAVHTRWIETDFADRLAAAAGPAPRVTPGPDGPMIRFAIEIDGRRHDIALPPGMLAAAAPGVAPKAPDAAPDTVPAPVAGTLSLWQVADGAEVAAGQVIAIVEAMKMETRVEAPHAGRLTRLAAEGDMLAQDAPLARIDRPK, encoded by the coding sequence ATCCGCCGCATCCTGATCGCCAATCGCGGAGAGATCGCGCTGCGCGTCATCCGTGCCTGTGCCGACGAAGGGATCGCCTCGATCGCCGTCTATGCCGATCCCGACCGCGACGCGCCCTTCGTGCGGCTGGCCGACGAGGCCTGGCCGCTGGAAGGCTCCAGCCCCTCCCGGACCTATCTGGATGCGGGCAAGATCCTGGCCATCGCGGCCCGGGCCAAGGCCGACGCGATCCATCCGGGCTACGGCTTCCTGTCCGAGAATGCGGATTTCGCCCGCGCCGTGCAGCAGGCCGGGCTGATCTGGATCGGCCCCGATTCGGACGTGATCGACGCGCTTGGCGACAAGATCCGCGCGCGCGAGATCGCGCAGGCCGTGGGCGCGCCGCTGGTCGCGGGCAGCCCCGGGCCGGTCGCCAGCGGGGCCGAGGCGCTGGCCTTTGCCCGCAACCACGGGCTGCCCATCGCCATCAAGGCGGCCTTCGGCGGCGGCGGGCGCGGCATGAAGGTCGCGTGGGATCTGGACGAGGTCGAGGAGCTGTTCGACAGCGCGACCCGAGAGGCCGTGACCGCCTTCGGGCGCGGCGAATGCTATGTGGAGCAGTTCCTGGACCGCCCCCGCCATATCGAGGCGCAGGTCCTGGGCGACCGCCACGGCACCGTCCGCGTGCTGGGCACCCGCGACTGTTCCCTGCAGCGCCGCAACCAGAAACTGGTCGAGGAGGCCCCCGCGCCGTTCCTCACCGACGACCAGCGCGCCCGCATCCATGACAGCGCGCGGGCGATCTGCGCCCATGCCGGCTACAGCGGGGCGGGGACGGTCGAATTCCTCCTGGCGTCAGACGGCAAGATCAGCTTCCTCGAAGTGAACACAAGGCTGCAGGTCGAACATCCGGTGACCGAGGAGACGACCGGCATCGACATCGTCCGCGCGATGATCCGCGTGGCGCAGGGAGCGCGGCTGGCCCCGGGCTGCGTGCCCGAGCCCCAAGGCCATGCCATCGAGTTCCGCATCAATGCCGAGGATCCGGGGCGCGGCTTCCTGCCCACGCCGGGGCCGATCACGCTGTGGTCCCCGCCCGGCGGCATCGGCATCCGGCTGGACAGTGGCGTGGAACAGGGCGGCCAGGTCGCGGGCCAGTTCGATTCGATGATGGCCAAGCTGATCGTGCATGGTCCCGACCGCGCCACCGCCCTTGCCCGCGCGCGGCGGGCGCTGCGCGAGTTCCGGATCGAGGGCGTGGCCTCTGTCCTGCCCTTCCACCGCGCGGTGCTGGAGGCGCCGGAGTTCACGACCGACTTCGCCGTCCACACCCGCTGGATCGAGACGGATTTCGCCGACCGCCTGGCCGCCGCCGCGGGCCCCGCGCCGCGCGTCACGCCCGGTCCAGACGGCCCGATGATCCGCTTCGCCATCGAGATCGACGGCCGCCGCCATGACATCGCCCTGCCGCCGGGCATGCTGGCCGCCGCCGCGCCGGGCGTCGCGCCCAAGGCCCCCGATGCCGCGCCCGACACGGTACCCGCCCCGGTCGCGGGCACGCTGTCGCTGTGGCAGGTCGCGGATGGCGCCGAGGTCGCGGCGGGCCAGGTCATCGCCATCGTCGAGGCGATGAAGATGGAGACCCGGGTCGAGGCCCCCCATGCCGGGCGCCTGACCCGCCTGGCCGCCGAGGGCGACATGCTGGCCCAGGACGCCCCCCTGGCCCGCATCGACCGCCCGAAGTGA
- the treZ gene encoding malto-oligosyltrehalose trehalohydrolase encodes MTRSSYWGPVRGTDGWTFRLWAPRAATVDLLIDQAALPMAQGQDGLWSLDHAATPGATYRFRVDGQEMPDPASRLQAGGVSDASVLLDSPPPRDWPGRDWSEAVIYELHVGTFTPEGTLTAATGHLAHLAALGFTAIQLMPVGQFPGDRGWGYDGVLPFAPHPAYGSPGDLRRLVEAAHREGLMVILDLVMNHFGPEGAWLHHSSPDFFDEGRQTPWGAAINFDRPQVRDFWSSCALHWLEAYGIDGLRLDAVHQIAGPGADAFMADLATQVHALQPRRHLITEDERNIPDLREAGYDATWNDDFHHAVHVALTGESDSYYAPFAADPVSDLALALQRGHVEEGQPRPPRDELRGAPCGHLHPVTFVNSTQTHDQVGNRAQGDRLLALADPQAVAAVYGLLLVAPFIPMVFMGEERGETAPFQFFADFTGDLAAAVRKGRAAEFAGIAALGDAVPDPLSPDTMARSRLGWAEDDRARDWMALTRRALDFRAAHVVPLLKSGMPETSVTRDGPGLIRATWRFPAGGLTLSLALGQTDPAPLADADFSVGAPDASHSLTVKALPSAPLSQKDPA; translated from the coding sequence ATGACGCGCAGCAGCTATTGGGGACCCGTCCGCGGGACGGACGGATGGACCTTCCGGCTGTGGGCACCGCGCGCCGCCACGGTCGACCTGTTGATCGACCAGGCGGCCTTGCCGATGGCGCAAGGGCAGGACGGGCTGTGGTCGCTGGACCATGCCGCCACGCCCGGCGCCACCTATCGCTTCCGCGTCGACGGCCAAGAGATGCCCGACCCCGCCAGCCGTCTGCAGGCGGGCGGCGTCAGCGATGCCTCGGTCCTGCTGGATTCGCCGCCGCCGCGCGACTGGCCGGGCCGTGACTGGTCCGAGGCGGTGATCTATGAACTGCATGTCGGCACCTTCACCCCCGAGGGCACGCTGACCGCCGCCACCGGGCATCTGGCGCATCTGGCCGCCTTGGGCTTCACCGCGATCCAGCTGATGCCGGTGGGCCAGTTCCCGGGCGACCGGGGCTGGGGCTATGACGGCGTGCTGCCCTTCGCGCCCCATCCCGCCTATGGCAGCCCGGGCGATCTGCGCCGCTTGGTCGAGGCCGCGCATCGCGAGGGGCTGATGGTCATCCTGGATCTGGTGATGAACCATTTCGGCCCCGAGGGCGCTTGGCTGCACCATTCCTCGCCCGACTTCTTCGACGAGGGCCGCCAGACCCCCTGGGGCGCGGCCATCAACTTCGACCGGCCGCAGGTGCGCGACTTCTGGTCCTCCTGCGCGCTGCACTGGCTGGAGGCCTATGGCATTGACGGGCTGCGGCTGGACGCGGTCCACCAGATCGCCGGGCCGGGGGCCGATGCCTTCATGGCCGATCTGGCCACCCAGGTGCATGCCCTGCAGCCCCGCCGCCACCTGATCACCGAGGACGAGCGCAACATCCCCGACCTGCGCGAGGCGGGCTATGACGCGACTTGGAACGACGATTTCCATCATGCGGTCCATGTCGCGCTGACCGGCGAATCCGACAGCTATTACGCGCCCTTCGCCGCCGATCCGGTGAGCGATCTGGCGCTGGCCCTGCAGCGCGGCCATGTCGAGGAGGGCCAGCCCCGCCCGCCCCGCGACGAGCTGCGCGGCGCCCCCTGCGGCCACCTGCACCCGGTGACCTTCGTGAATTCGACCCAGACCCACGATCAGGTCGGCAACCGCGCGCAGGGCGACCGCCTGCTGGCGCTGGCCGACCCGCAGGCTGTCGCTGCGGTCTATGGGCTGCTGCTGGTCGCGCCCTTCATCCCGATGGTCTTCATGGGCGAGGAACGTGGCGAGACCGCGCCCTTCCAGTTCTTCGCCGATTTTACCGGCGATCTGGCGGCGGCGGTCCGCAAGGGCCGGGCGGCCGAGTTCGCGGGGATCGCCGCGCTTGGCGACGCGGTGCCCGACCCGCTGTCGCCCGACACGATGGCCCGGTCGCGCCTTGGCTGGGCCGAGGACGACCGCGCCCGCGACTGGATGGCACTGACCCGCCGCGCGCTGGACTTCCGCGCCGCCCATGTCGTGCCGCTGCTGAAAAGCGGCATGCCTGAGACCTCGGTGACCCGCGACGGCCCCGGCCTGATCCGCGCAACTTGGCGCTTTCCGGCGGGCGGGCTGACCCTGTCGCTGGCCCTGGGCCAGACCGACCCCGCGCCCTTGGCGGATGCCGATTTCAGCGTCGGCGCGCCTGACGCCTCTCATTCCCTGACCGTGAAGGCGCTGCCTTCGGCCCCCCTCTCCCAGAAAGACCCTGCATGA
- the treY gene encoding malto-oligosyltrehalose synthase, with protein MTPRIPTATSRIQLREGFDFAALSERLDQIADLGVTHLYLSPIFTATEGSTHGYDITDPSEIDPALGGRRGFDRLARQAQAKGLGIILDIVPNHTAFSVQNPWLADVLAHGRSSMRARHFDIDWQAGPLVLPWLPEPFEKMLLGGAFKVRDGQWQFNGMSLPLSPGSDTTSDLRALHEAQNWRLVHYAMERDSITHRRFFNVTDLIGMRVEDQRVFDDTHALIIDLVRGGQVQGLRVDHVDGLADPAGYLDRLARALPVTPIWIEKILTGDEILPEGWQTVGTTGYEAGRLISRMLTPQAGLDDLDGIWREATGETSDFHSALIRAKHDVLDNELAAERRQLAQMAGQAMAGSVEAEPGPEMLREAVTALLVAMPCYRSYVIRDGAGEHDRAMIGRVADEAAATLRHDEVLRALAAIWTDPANHAQMDFVTRLQQVSGALLAKAQEDTAGFRWTRYLPGNEVGAEPDEATVTAEDATKTLNRRRPGDMVLTSSHDSKRSEDARARLIAASHLPQDLGALDQAAAAMSAAKDVPPAWRWYMVQSALALHGADEAPERLARHVQKAMREAKEDSFWTNPDEALEERVAALGAALLAEWEGTPPEALTRLLDRSQALVLMQLLLKMIMPGFPDIYQGTQDLFLALTDPDNRRPPDWDGLAMIGDRDDLGSLKAQWTRSLLQMRQAEADLLRDATSEARIDAAGVSLIRRLDSRRLIARLDLPDAPGDDLPQGETLLDWTGPDGCRVRLVDAKSGRGRADI; from the coding sequence ATGACCCCGCGCATCCCGACTGCCACCAGCCGCATCCAGCTGCGCGAGGGGTTCGACTTCGCGGCCCTGTCCGAGCGTCTGGACCAGATCGCCGATCTGGGCGTCACGCATCTGTACCTGTCGCCGATCTTCACGGCGACCGAGGGCTCGACCCACGGCTATGACATCACCGACCCGAGCGAGATCGACCCCGCGCTTGGCGGGCGTCGCGGCTTCGACCGGCTGGCGCGGCAGGCGCAGGCCAAGGGTCTGGGCATCATCCTGGACATCGTCCCGAACCACACCGCCTTCTCGGTCCAGAACCCCTGGCTGGCGGATGTGCTGGCGCATGGCCGGTCCAGCATGCGCGCCCGGCATTTCGACATCGACTGGCAGGCCGGGCCGCTGGTGCTGCCGTGGCTGCCCGAACCCTTCGAGAAGATGCTGCTGGGCGGCGCCTTCAAGGTCCGCGACGGGCAGTGGCAGTTCAACGGCATGTCCCTGCCGCTGTCGCCGGGCTCCGACACGACCTCGGACCTGCGCGCGCTGCACGAGGCGCAGAACTGGCGTCTGGTCCATTACGCGATGGAGCGGGATTCGATCACCCATCGCCGCTTCTTCAACGTCACCGACCTGATCGGCATGCGGGTCGAGGACCAGCGCGTCTTCGACGACACCCATGCGCTGATCATCGATCTGGTGCGCGGGGGGCAGGTGCAGGGGCTGCGCGTCGACCATGTCGACGGTCTGGCCGATCCCGCGGGCTATCTGGACCGGCTGGCGCGCGCCCTGCCCGTCACCCCCATCTGGATCGAGAAGATCCTGACCGGCGACGAGATCCTGCCCGAGGGCTGGCAGACCGTCGGCACCACCGGCTACGAGGCCGGGCGGCTGATCTCGCGCATGCTGACGCCTCAGGCGGGCCTGGACGATCTGGACGGCATCTGGCGTGAGGCCACCGGCGAGACCTCGGACTTCCACAGCGCCCTCATCCGCGCCAAGCACGACGTGCTGGACAACGAACTGGCCGCCGAGCGGCGGCAGCTGGCGCAGATGGCGGGGCAGGCGATGGCCGGATCGGTCGAGGCCGAGCCCGGCCCCGAGATGCTGCGCGAGGCGGTCACCGCCCTGCTGGTCGCGATGCCCTGCTATCGCAGCTATGTCATCCGCGACGGCGCGGGCGAGCATGACCGCGCGATGATCGGCCGCGTGGCGGACGAGGCGGCGGCGACCCTGCGCCATGACGAGGTGCTGCGCGCGCTGGCCGCGATCTGGACCGATCCGGCCAACCATGCGCAGATGGATTTCGTGACCCGGCTTCAGCAGGTCTCGGGCGCGCTGCTGGCCAAGGCGCAGGAGGATACGGCGGGCTTCCGCTGGACCCGCTACCTGCCCGGCAACGAGGTGGGGGCCGAGCCCGACGAGGCGACCGTGACCGCCGAGGATGCGACGAAGACGCTGAACCGCCGCCGCCCCGGCGACATGGTGCTGACCTCGTCCCATGACAGCAAGCGCTCCGAGGATGCGCGCGCCCGCCTGATCGCGGCCAGCCACCTGCCGCAGGATCTGGGCGCGCTGGACCAGGCCGCCGCCGCCATGTCCGCGGCCAAGGACGTGCCGCCCGCCTGGCGCTGGTACATGGTCCAGTCCGCCCTGGCGCTGCATGGCGCGGACGAGGCGCCCGAGCGTCTGGCCCGCCACGTGCAGAAGGCCATGCGCGAGGCCAAGGAGGACAGCTTCTGGACCAATCCCGACGAGGCGCTGGAAGAGCGCGTCGCGGCTCTGGGTGCCGCGCTGCTGGCCGAATGGGAGGGCACGCCGCCCGAGGCGCTGACCCGGCTTCTGGACCGGTCGCAGGCGCTGGTGCTGATGCAGCTTCTGCTCAAGATGATCATGCCGGGCTTTCCCGACATCTATCAGGGCACGCAGGACCTGTTCCTGGCGCTGACCGATCCCGACAACCGCCGCCCGCCCGATTGGGACGGGCTGGCGATGATCGGGGACCGCGATGATCTGGGCAGCCTCAAGGCGCAGTGGACGCGGAGCCTCTTGCAGATGCGCCAAGCCGAGGCGGACCTGCTGCGCGACGCCACCTCCGAGGCACGGATCGACGCGGCGGGCGTCTCGCTGATTCGGCGTCTGGACAGCCGCCGCCTGATCGCGCGGCTGGACCTGCCGGACGCCCCGGGCGACGATCTGCCGCAGGGCGAGACGCTGCTGGACTGGACCGGGCCGGATGGCTGCCGAGTGCGTCTGGTTGACGCCAAATCGGGCAGGGGCCGGGCTGATATTTGA
- a CDS encoding sugar phosphate nucleotidyltransferase yields MSVLPPHPPGTPAMPLRAPMTPRATPAPDMATLLLAGGKGTRLHDLTARDSKPAVPFAGSNRIIDFAMANAVRSGLRRMLVATQYAPRSLHHHLPTRWGHRFEPRGLQTRDGRDLYQGTADAARRCWAPIEAMGGDQVLILAADHVYDMDYGALPAAHRASGAAVTVAVDTVPRAEATEFGVMQADATGRILSFREKPADPAGMIGDPDRTLVSMGIYVFDRRWLRAALFDRPAPAMDFGHDVIPDAVTQGQAAVWQLPAGPSGKAYWRDVGTLDALRRAQLDFIETPPARLPFACPVTDWYLGQGSIAMPGAVVPQGARLTNSLVAPGTQVPAGLVTGDDPDEDARWFTRTDAGTVLITQAMLDRRAAHAHIRRSVTSPAPFKRRGLHA; encoded by the coding sequence GTGTCCGTTCTTCCTCCCCATCCGCCGGGCACGCCCGCCATGCCCCTGCGCGCGCCGATGACGCCCCGCGCGACCCCCGCGCCGGACATGGCGACGCTGCTTCTGGCGGGGGGCAAGGGCACGCGGCTGCACGATCTGACCGCGCGCGACAGCAAGCCCGCCGTGCCCTTCGCCGGGTCGAACCGGATCATCGACTTCGCCATGGCGAACGCGGTGCGCTCGGGGCTGCGGCGGATGCTGGTCGCCACGCAATACGCGCCGCGCAGCCTGCATCACCACCTTCCCACCCGGTGGGGCCACCGGTTCGAGCCGCGCGGATTGCAGACCCGCGACGGACGCGACCTGTACCAGGGCACCGCCGATGCCGCCCGCCGCTGCTGGGCGCCGATCGAGGCGATGGGCGGCGATCAGGTGCTGATCCTGGCCGCCGACCATGTCTATGACATGGATTACGGCGCGCTTCCGGCCGCGCACCGCGCCTCGGGCGCGGCGGTGACGGTCGCGGTCGACACCGTGCCGCGCGCCGAGGCGACCGAGTTCGGCGTCATGCAGGCCGATGCGACGGGGCGCATCCTGTCCTTTCGCGAAAAACCGGCCGATCCCGCGGGCATGATCGGCGATCCAGATCGGACGTTGGTGTCGATGGGCATCTACGTCTTCGATCGCCGCTGGCTACGGGCGGCGCTGTTCGACCGTCCCGCCCCGGCGATGGATTTCGGCCATGACGTCATTCCCGATGCCGTGACCCAGGGGCAGGCCGCCGTCTGGCAGCTGCCCGCCGGGCCCTCGGGCAAGGCCTACTGGCGCGACGTCGGCACGCTGGACGCGCTGCGCCGCGCGCAGCTGGACTTCATCGAGACCCCGCCCGCGCGCCTGCCCTTCGCCTGCCCCGTCACGGACTGGTATCTGGGGCAGGGCAGCATCGCCATGCCCGGGGCCGTCGTGCCGCAGGGCGCCCGCCTGACCAACAGCCTGGTCGCGCCCGGAACGCAGGTCCCCGCCGGACTTGTCACCGGCGACGACCCGGACGAGGATGCCCGCTGGTTCACCCGCACCGATGCGGGTACAGTTCTGATAACCCAAGCGATGCTGGACCGCCGTGCGGCACATGCCCATATCCGGCGCTCGGTCACATCGCCCGCCCCTTTCAAACGTCGAGGACTTCATGCGTGA